A single Lacerta agilis isolate rLacAgi1 chromosome 10, rLacAgi1.pri, whole genome shotgun sequence DNA region contains:
- the CAPZA3 gene encoding F-actin-capping protein subunit alpha-3 has product MTVNYLSRKTNVICSLLQQAPPGEYRNVFEDLRILAHDDHLMRYEAAQVCANHTRNNFTAVRVKGENALVTRYNDLGGNRFFDPQIKLSFRFDHLTKRVDKVLLYHSVRKDRAELWRETLNITLESYMRRHFLSGDCRVYKKMVGSNPFFVVCIEGHRNDDICNAIWKSEWTIAFAPPTAQVTGKIDLQAHYFKKANLHWTASKDVRESIYITGRVQFAIEFVKLVEAEESKFQSDLVERLQKLSDKIWRALRRPLPVTRTVINWDKLLTS; this is encoded by the coding sequence ATGACTGTGAATTATCTGAGCAGGAAAACAAATGTCATCTGCAGCTTGCTTCAACAGGCTCCCCCAGGTGAATACAGGAATGTTTTTGAAGACCTCCGCATTTTGGCACATGACGATCATCTCATGAGGTACGAGGCAGCTCAGGTGTGTGCCAATCACACCAGGAACAACTTCACAGCTGTGCGTGTAaaaggggagaatgctcttgtgacTCGCTACAATGACCTTGGAGGAAACCGCTTCTTTGATCCACAGATCAAACTTTCCTTCAGGTTTGATCACCTGACCAAAAGAGTTGATAAAGTTTTGCTTTATCACAGCGTCAGGAAAGATCGCGCAGAGTTATGGAGAGAAACACTCAATATCACTTTGGAGTCCTACATGAGGAGACACTTCCTTTCAGGAGACTGCCGTGTCTACAAAAAAATGGTCGGAAGCAACCCCTTCTTCGTGGTCTGCATTGAAGGCCATCGGAACGATGATATCTGCAATGCCATTTGGAAATCTGAGTGGACTATCGCTTTTGCACCGCCAACAGCACAGGTCACAGGGAAAATTGACCTGCAGGCACACTATTTCAAGAAAGCTAACCTCCACTGGACAGCAAGCAAAGATGTTAGAGAGTCCATATACATAACTGGCCGTGTCCAGTTTGCTATAGAGTTTGTGAAATTAGTTGAAGCCGAAGAGAGCAAATTCCAGAGTGATTTGGTGGAAAGGCTCCAGAAGTTGTCAGATAAAATATGGAGAGCACTGCGCAGACCGCTCCCAGTCACTCGTACTGTCATCAACTGGGATAAACTGCTGACTAGTTAG